The Clostridia bacterium DNA window TTTTTTAAAGTTATCTGACCTCTTACAAAGGTGTAAGTTTCCAAATACGGTGTAGCTCCAGCATTAACCCATGTGTAACCGCTGTCATAGCTTTTCATCATAATACATTTCCAATCAACAAAATAGCCATTATGAACAGTCAAAAACAGTGTTACTTCGTTGCCGAGAACCATAACTTCTGTATTATATACAGCCTGTCCGTCTTCGGGATAAACAAGTTCTTTTTGGCTCCAAGTCATACCTTCGTCTTTGCTGCGAAAGGCATATACCCTGTTTAACGGCGCTGGTTCTTTCACATCTCCGCATTGGCAAACTGTCAACAAATCTCCATTGGGCATTCTGCGAACAATGGGCTCACAACTCAAAGTATCCATGTGTATTAATTTGATTTTTGTCATTTGTTAAAACCCTCTTATCCAATCTTATACCTCATTATAATCCAAAATCACATTAAAAAACATTATAAAAAACCGTTA harbors:
- a CDS encoding sialidase family protein, with amino-acid sequence MTKIKLIHMDTLSCEPIVRRMPNGDLLTVCQCGDVKEPAPLNRVYAFRSKDEGMTWSQKELVYPEDGQAVYNTEVMVLGNEVTLFLTVHNGYFVDWKCIMMKSYDSGYTWVNAGATPYLETYTFVRGQITLK